GATGGCCGTTTTGTTCTTAGGAACAAGGGCACTGTCAAGCTTACCAACAAATGGGTTGTTCCTTATAACCTAGGCTTGCTAAAAAGGTTCCAGGCCCATATTAATGTAGAATGGTGCAACAAAACCAACTTATTGAAATACCTTTTTAAGTATGTTACAAAGGGACCTGATGTTGCGCGTGTTCGGTTTGAGACTCTATATAATTCTGCATCATCTCATGGTTCTACTACACCTGCTGGTAGAAATGAAATAGAGGAGTTTGTTAAGTGTAGGTTAGTGTCTTTTTTCCTCTTTCTTAGGTCTACTTATCTTACGCATCTATTTATTGGTTTCTTCTTTGGTACATGACATCTGCTGTCTTTTGTTTCTTTTCCAGGTATCTCTCGGCGTGTGAGGCCTGTTGGCGTATGTTTGGATATGATATCCAAGGTCGGCAGCCTTCTGTTGAGCGCCTTGTTGTCCACTTACCTGGCTTGAACATGATCATTTTCCACGAGGATGATCCGTTGGTTTCTTTAGTGGAAAGCTCGCTTCGTTGCAAAACAATGTCGACTGAATGGTTTGTGGCTAATCAAAACCACTTGGATGCCAGATCTTTGACCTATTTGGACTTTCCTACTGCTTGGGTCTAGGATGCTCCTAATAGGGTCTGGAACAAAAGGGTTAAAAAGAAGAAGCTTGGTACAAAGATTGGAAGGATATACCATGTACATCCGAGTTGTGGAGAACTATTTTTTTGCGTATGTTACTCCTGGTGGTTTGTGGAGCCACTTGTTTTGAGGATCTCCGCAGGTACAATGGAACATTGTACAACACGTTCAAACAAGCATGCCAGGCTCGAGGACTGGTGGGCGATGACAATGAGTGGTTCACCCTATTTGAGGAAGCCATTGTGTGGGCAACTCCTTTTCAGCTGAGGCATCTGTTCACGACAGTTCTGCTGTATTGTGAGGTTATCAATGGTAATATTCTGTTTGATCGGTTCTGGTCTAGCATGGCTGAAGATATATCTTACAGGATTACTGCTTCTCTTGGAGGATATGTTGTGCCCGATGTTTACATCCAAGATGAGTTATTGAAGGAGTTATCAATTATATTTGCTAAAAATGGATCTTCGCTTGCTTCATTTAACATATCTCCACGCTGTGTGCCAACAAATGGAGTATCTTACAGCAGGCTAATAGCTGAGGAAACACAATATGATATACATGAATTGCAAGTCCTGGGAGAGGCTATGCGTGCTCAGTTAAACTCTGGTCAACGCACTATTTTCAGTCAAATTATGCATTCAGTTGATACCCAGACACCACAAGTCTATTTTGTTTCTGGTAATGGTGGTACCGGAAAGACATTTCTTTGGAACTGCATCGTTACGGTGCTGCGATCGGAGCGTCGGGTTGTTCTTGTTGTTGCATCTTCTGGGGTGGCTTCCTTATTACTTCCTAATGGCAGAACTGGACACTCCCGCTTCCGAATTCCGATAAATGCCTCAGATAAATCTCAGTGTAATATCTCAAGAGGTTCCAGTATGGCTTCATTACTTGAGGAAACTAGCTTGATTCTTTGGGATGAAGCTCCAATGACAAGCCGTTATTGTTTTGAAGCTCTTGATCGTACTTTAAGAGATGTTCTTTCTTGCAATGATGTTGCTAAGTCGTCTCTTCCTTTTGGTGGAAAAACTGTTATACTTGGAGGTGATTTCCGCCAGATTCTTCCAGTGGTTCAGGGTGGTTCAAGGAATGAAATTATTGATGCATCTCTTATTGCGTCACCGCTTTGGCGTCATGTCACTGTGCTAGCTTTAAAAGAGAATATGCGCCTCAATCGGGCTGGCTTATCATGTGCTGATCGTGAGGAACTTTCTACTTTCTCGTGGTGGATATTAGATGTTGGTAATGGTGACATCCCAGGAAATGCAAGAGATGGAGAAGATTCTGGTTCTTGGATAAGAATTCCTGATGATCTTATTCTACGTAGATGCAGCAATAGAGAGTGTTTATGACTCTTTCTTCTTCAACTATTCTTCTGGTCAATACCTTGCAGACCGTGCAATTATGTGCCCAACAAATACAGTTGTCGATGAAATCAATGATGCTGTTTTCGCCCGTGTGCCTGGATGTTGTAGGAGGTATTTAAGTTGTGACTCCATATCCAAGTCATGCTGACCATGTTTCTGATGCAGAACTGCTGTATCCTCCAGAATTCCTTCACTCTGTGAAGCCCAACAATTTTCCTAACCATCAGCTTGACCTGAAAGTTGGTGTTCCTGTTATGGTTGTGTGAAATATCAACCAATCATTAGGTCTCTGCAATGGCACTCGGCTGTTGATTGTGCGCCTAGGCGAAAGGGTGCTAGAGGGAGAAATAATTACAGGGTCACACAAAGGCAATCGTGTCTGCATTCCAAGAATTGTTCTCAATTCTGTTGACTCTAAATGGCCGTTTACATTGCGCCGCTGCCAATTCCCCGTCCGTTTGTGCTACATCATGACTATAAACAAGAGTCAGGGGCAAACACTTTCTAAGATTTGTGTTTACTTGCGGAATCCTGTGTTTTCTCATGGCCAGCTTTATGTCGCGGTGTCGCGTGCTACTTCGCGGAAAGGTCTTAAGCTTCTGATCGAGGATGAAAATGGTAAACCAACTGATAGGACAAAGAATATAGTCTACAAAGAAGTTCTGAGGAGTGTGCTGTAGATTTTAAGAAAATGGTAATGTTTTGTTGATGTCTTTTTCACcgttttttccttttttgtgGTTCGTTGCTGTGTATGTTTCTTCTTCATGTACTAAACTGTGTTTCTATTTTCTTCCAGAGAGGCAGCGTTTTCTACAGTGCTGGTGGATCAACTTTATGTCGTATGCGTTGCTCCTGGTCATCAATTAGCTACAGTGCTTTCTGCTTGATGATCCTGCtttcttttctcttctttttACGTCCTCTGTCCTAATATCTAATCTGTTGGACGTTCTCTGAATATCTTTTCCTTAAGAACTCTTTGCCTCCATGCGATGTACCTACTTATTCCATGTTATCTATGGGGATGCCTGCTATATGGCCTGTTTTTTTTGATTCCTGCTTCTTACTTCTGCCTTTGTGGATGACAATCTGCTCTTCTACTAAACAATTTAATCAAATAAATTAGTTGTTTTGCTTCCATGCATGCTCACTCTCTCTCCACAGTGCAATGATTAGGGGACTACATTTCAACCCAACTCTCGCAAGCTTGCATGcatattttcttctttctctctcCATCATTGAATTCACCTGCCCAACAACAAACACCACATGCTGCTGCCGCCAACCCTCTACACACGTCTTAGCCCTAAAAGTAAACTTACCATTTCAGTTCACCACCATACAAAAATACCTGCCAATTATTATCACTTATTTTGAAAAATAGCTGTCGATTTTCAATCTGTAATATATAGACTAGCAAATAAAACAAACACAGATCGATTTTATTTCATACAACACATACCGATTACAAACCAACATCACACTCACCCGATACAACACCACATACCACCTGAAGCTAAAACCTCTCCATCAAACAGAACAACACACACCTTACACCAAGCTAACCAAGCGGAAGAACCATCCACGAAGAACTGCAGCAGCTAACAAACCAACCAAAGGATACAGTATCAACAAAGCAGCCATAGCACTAACGGACAAAACGAATAACTGGAACAAACGCCGCCGCACGAACATCATATAACATGTGCGGATCCACCTTCGCACAGCAGATAATAGTGTTACCCACCCAACCAGCGGTGCCATGCAAATCGAACGCATCGCCGCTATTCCACAAATGCCCAAAAACACAATTTCCAACACCCCTCTTGACTTTAAAAAACCGATGGTCATCAAAATACGCCTCTAAAAACATACGAGTAGCATCCTCCAGAGCAATATTTCCCCCTCTGCTCCAAAACTGGAGCATGCTACCTTCGGCAAAAGCAGGAGGAGCTAGGAATTCAACGAGTGGACCAGCCATCGTCCACTTAGTTGGCAGCTAAAACACACAGCAGCAAGGAGGTGTGATGAACAGAAGGGTATGCGATGCTTACGAATGAAAACGCAGGTGTAGGTCGACCCATTATATAGGACACCCAGACTACCAAGCACCCTGGCCCACTTCTTAACCCTACTgaaaacacacacaaaactaCATCACCAGGTCACCTACAGCGGTATCACTGCAGAAAACTGAATCAATATCACCCTAGCTGACACAAGATAATTGCACATCCTGCCAACGAACTGCATCAGCCACATCGTCCCACCTTGCTAGCTTCAGACATCATAGGAGACCATACCCTGCCAACACATTAACAATGCTACCCATCCACCACAATCAGCCAGCCTCAAATAACAGAACCTACACACCCTACTCTCTGTAACAAGGCAACTATACACTGCCTCAGCCTAGAGCCTACCAAACCAGCTGCAAACAAACAGCAAGCTACCCACGTGATCACTCCTAAATGAAACCAGTCGATATACCAAAAACAGCCAAAAGAGCACCACTCTCCATGCAATACAGCACTAACAACGACACAACCAGCTATACATGTCCAGTCACCACTAATTACACGAAACACATAATCAGCATCAAATACAGAGAGCAACACATCTCGCTCACCAACCGTTTGTCCAAATGCTGACTGAAAGATGCATACCAAAGATATGCCAGAATTAGTACTTCATCTGGGCCAATTAATTTGGCCTAAAAGGAGTAACAATTTTTCAATTATCGAGACCTAATCTCCTAACTCAATTTTGGACTTGGAGCTAGCTGATTCGATTATCGAGAAGTACAACTAAAATAATGGTTGTTGTACTTTATATATTTCTTTACATTCACAACCTATATTTATAATAATATATAGCTTGCGTGTACAATTCTTAGCTTCATCACTGCCAACTTTTTTTTCGATTTGTCCCTATTTAGTTGCTCCTTCCAATTTACTTTTGTTCATTTCCTTTATTTTTTAGATTATCTCTAACCGATCcgtgttctataaattagctacacTCTACGTCGTGTAACTCCACTATTTGCACATCCGATAAAATATAATCCTAAATAACTTAAACATTGTTTTAatcactagggcggcgtgccgccgcgcccctGTTTGCTAGTATGGATAAATGTGACGACGTTTTGAAGCCCGGATGTATAACTGCTTCCACCGCTAGGTGGCTTTTCTGGCAAGCGGCCGCTATGCAAGTCATAGCCGGATAGCTTGTGTACTCACCTGCCGCGAGCCTGTAGATCCAAGATTTACCGAATCGCCTTCACAGCTTCACTGTCCGTCCCCGTCTCGCGGTTCATCCAGGAGAAGAAACCACAAGACCACCGCGGGGGCGGCGACGGTAGGAGGCCAGCGCCATGGTAAGAGATCGATCCCTCCCCAACCTCGTCTCCAGATCACCTCCTTCCCCCTCGCTTCGCTTTAACTCGACGGATCTGGAAACCTAATTCCTCTTCGTTGGCGTGATTCCAGTCGGCGCTGTTCAACTTCAACTCCTTCCTCATCGTGGTGCTGCTCGTGATCTGCACCTGCACCTACGTCAAGATGCAGTTCCCTGCCATCCTCAACGACCGCACCGGGTATATTTTTCTAAAGATTCCCAATTTGAATAGTAATCTGAGGTTTTTCCTTGTGCGCGCTCTGATCTGCGCAGTTTGTGTTTCCTTTCTTCGCAAATGAAAATAAATTGAACTGCCAAGATTAGTTTTGTAGAACTGCAGCTTATCTTGTGGTTTACGTTTAACATGGATTCTCGGTGGGGCTGTGTCAATTGTCAGGCCTAGTGTAGGACATTTTAATTCGGGGTTGTAAGCGCTGGCGGATGTGCAACTTTATGGAGTTTAATTTGGGGCATTTTCAATGAACTGTTGGATGCCCAATCTTTTGCTGATTCAGAGTCAATTGGAACCTACGAATTTCTGATACAGACGAAGCTCGAGTGGTAAAATCGTAAATCTCGTCTGTTTTTGTCTAGACATGGATACCCCTGTTTTTATATAGGATTAAGCTTTATTTGCTAACTCAATAAGGAACCTCTTTCACTCGTAGGATGTAAGAAACACATAAAAAAAAATCTAGTACTGGAATGGTATGCCTACATGATCCTGTAGGCCTTAAAATCATGTCTGGTCACACCGTAGGAAGAAAATTGGTATCTTTCCATGATGAGTGAAGGGAAGTTTTTTCTTACACAAATATAGTGCATAGAAGGATTACAATGTTATCCTTACAACAAATTCGTATGGACAACAATACTACAAATAAACAGCCCTTATAGGTAAATTCCTAAGGATAACAGATCTCCACAAAATCCTCTGGATCAAAGTTAGGTCATCTTTATTTTTTGTATGGACCACTCGTGCCCAACTGTTCTTCATGCAATTGGTTCTTAAAATTTGTTAAATTGGAAGGCCATGAACCCACATATGACTGGAAGGGCAGACTGCAGACATTATTTTATCTCAGATATTCTTCATTTTCTTACTTGAATTTTTTCTCTTGACAGTTTCCGAGGTTTCTTCTGGAAAGCCGCCAGAATAGGTATGCTTCTTTCTGAGCTTCCACTTCCAGTCCTATGCTAGCTCATTTCCAATTGTTGATAAATCTGCTGCATGTTTCCTAGTTTCTCTTGATTTGGAGCACTATTTTTTCTCAGCTTATGCACCTAGTTTCATCTGTCAAGCTGTATTGCAAAGTTGATTGATGATCAAGGCGCTAATAGGTTAAGTTCAGGCTAGACTGCTCTAGTGGTTCATACTGTATTCTTTCTATGGACTTTATTGTTTAGAGATAATCTTCTTAAATTCATTGCTTCCTGTTTATCTTGTTAGGGCACTAAATAAATGAAAACAATTGACAGAAAGCTTCACTATCTCAATTGTGTTGTAGTTCCTATTGTTGGGGATTCATTTCGACTTATTTATATTGGTCAAAATGTAAATAGACTCTTTGGGTTTGATTCATTATGTTAGTTTCTTTTCATACTCAACAAACCTGACATGCTGAAATAGCAAATGTTGaactatttcaaaaaaaaaatcatagttGTTTTTTGTTGGAATGTTTACTGCATTTGCTTTGTAGACGAGTTCTCATATTTTCCTTGATTTCACTTATCTTGCTTTTTTTAGAAAAAAACACTGCAAACTAGATTTTTTCAATTTTCCCCGAACTTCTCAGATTTTGTTGACAATACCCAAAGGAGAAATTGCTTTTAGTATCAGAAACTTAACTGAAAATTTCAGATCCCATGTAAGCTGTTGTTGCATTACATATTGATTTCATTTTCGTCACTATCTGGTTGATTCATGCGCAAGGTTCAAGAAAGCGTTAAGCGTAATTGGTGCGGTGGCCTTCCATTTAGCGCGCATAAGCGGCGCTTTTTTCCCCCTCTTTTCTCCGCTTTTTCCGCTTAAGCGCTTATGCAATCGATGCGGAAGGCCTCCGCATTGCGCTTTAGCGCGCATAAGCGACGCTTTTTCCCGCTTTCCTGAACCTTGTTCATGCGCTAATTCCTGTTGGTACAGAAAACTGAAAACACACCACATATTTATTAGTGACACTTGAAAGTTGAATTGACCAGTGGACATGCAGTGTACTTGATCTGCAGCATTTTTTTCCTTCACTCAAAGTCTCTTAGTTCAACTTATGCATTCAATGCTAAAACTACATAAATTGCTGATAGAGAATCAACTTAGGAACTTATGACCTTCAACTGTAAAGGGGGATTGTAGATTTAAGCAAGTGGTAAGCCATTTTTATTTTGTATCATCAGCTCCTTTTGAAATTCTCCATGAATGGAAAAAAAATTGAAATCGACTCATGCTTAGTTATAACCCCTGAAGACATGTAAATGCTGATCTTCAGTCTGTATAAGGTTTCACCTGTCCCAGATCATTGCTAGAGGTAGTGCCTGGTTGTAGCAGTTAGCAGGCTTCATATAAGTTTATGGTGATTCTTCCCGTTAGGTGGTAAGTTCCGAGGATAGCTATGGGTGGTAGGAGGTCTGGGGCTGGTGCATGGACTTGGGGCCGTGGCGCCCAAGGGAGAGATAGGATTGTGGTGGAAAGCCTCCATTGTCAGTTGTTTATTTCTTGGATAATCAAACAACGATAATTTCCATGCTTTATAACAGCTGCCCCTGGCATATTATTATAGGGAATCGATGTAATGGTCCTTTCCAAACAAATAAGGAGATAACTTGGGATAGAGCAAATTACAAATCCTTAAGGCAGAGTTGGTGCCGTTTAGTCCTGCTTTGGCTTGTGCTGATGGGCTTAGTGTATGACATTGTCTATGAACCTTAACTTCTTATTTAAATTTAGTTTTGCTTGGAATATAGACGTTTGTAATATTTGCAAGGACCGGCTTAATTAATAGGCTTAACCAGTGTCAATCAACTACAATTTATTGACTGTACCTTGCTTTATATTAGTGGAAACTCAGGTCCGAAAGCATTTTGCATAGAAGCAGATTGTTTTTGTCTATGAATGTTCATAGCTCATTTGATTTTTCGTTTGTATAGATGCGGATAGTTCGTTTACCATAGAAAACCAAAGTATCAttaatgcttaaatttggttgTTCTTGGTCATGAACAATAATTGCCGATTCGTACTTACTATTTACACATATAGGTGGTGTGTCAAGCTTATGCCATGAAACAAACGATGTGCACATATGATTTTTCTGAAGAACACACTATTTGATATTAATGCACCCTGTTGTCTTAAGTGTCCGAAATTGAACCTTTCTTGTGTTGCTTCATCAGGTGAACGATTGAGTCCTTGGGTAGCATTTGGGTGCTTCGCTATGGGGGTATCCACAATCTTCTTCTGAAGGCTAAAGCAATCATCTCCCAGATTTTGATCTAGGTTGCAGAAGTTGTCTCAGAAGAACCATGTCACATTGCATTCATGTCCATATTTTAGAGAAGCATTTTGCTTCAGTTTAACTGGGGGATAGCTGTTGTTGCAAGCGCTGCATGTAACTACCAAACATCAGTCAGGTCTGTACCCCTGTTGGGAAGACAGAAACGTGATTGTACTGATTTATGCCTTGAAGATAGTGCTACTTGTAAAGCATTTAGCAAGAGCGCATGATGGATCATATTACTTGAATTTCTTTGGACCATGCTAACCCAGTTTCACTTTTCTTGATTTGGACGACCTTGTATTAACCTCTCTTTCTCTGAACTGGGCTTTTCCTTTTCATTTACTTATCTACCATAGCAGAAGGGAAACGAAGTTAAATTGTGTCCCAAAATTCAGAATTAAAACCACACGACAGTATGGTAATTTTGTCTGAGACTGCAGCATAGTAAATGTTATTGATTAGTTAGTACAGACTTCTGAGGACCCAAATATTATGTGTCAGATGTTTTCACCTATTCGACAAATAGTATACAATCTTCCGAATTACATGGTACAGAGTTGGAAATTTGTTTGATTATGAAATCTATTGCATAACAATAGTTGAGAAATTTGTGCCTACGGTACTACTTTGTTTTGACAGAGTATTA
This Lolium perenne isolate Kyuss_39 chromosome 1, Kyuss_2.0, whole genome shotgun sequence DNA region includes the following protein-coding sequences:
- the LOC127297133 gene encoding uncharacterized protein is translated as MSALFNFNSFLIVVLLVICTCTYVKMQFPAILNDRTGFRGFFWKAARIGERLSPWVAFGCFAMGVSTIFF